One region of Archocentrus centrarchus isolate MPI-CPG fArcCen1 chromosome 6, fArcCen1, whole genome shotgun sequence genomic DNA includes:
- the LOC115782348 gene encoding G1/S-specific cyclin-D1-like yields MEPQLWCCEGDGPAIPRAYRDSNLLTDRVLHALLRIEEKYLPAPNYFKCVQREIAPYMRRIVAAWMLEVCEEQKCEEEVFPLAMNYMDRILSVEPTKKNHLQLLGAACMFLASKLKETIPLTAEKLCIYTDNSITPSQLVQMELLVLNKLKWDLASPTPLDFIDHFLSQLPVKKENKPILRKHAQTFVALCATDVKFIASPPSMVAAGSMVAAVEGLQMKMVGNALMSLKLTEQLARTIRSDPDCLRACQEQIESLLETSLRQGQQHSVTMETKKIGEDLSATPTDVRDINI; encoded by the exons ATGGAGCCTCAGCTGTGGTGCTGTGAGGGGGACGGGCCTGCTATTCCGAGAGCCTACCGAGACTCCAACTTGTTGACTGACCGGGTCCTGCATGCTCTGCTGCGGATAGAAGAGAAGTACCTCCCCGCTCCTAACTACTTTAAATGTGTCCAGAGAGAGATAGCTCCGTACATGAGGAGGATAGTGGCTGCTTGGATGTTAGAG GTGTGCGAGGAACAGAAGTGTGAGGAGGAGGTTTTCCCTCTAGCTATGAATTATATGGATCGCATCTTGTCAGTAGAACCCACTAAGAAGAACCATCTGCAGTTATTGGGAGCTGCCTGCATGTTCCTGGCATCCAAACTAAAGGAGACAATCCCACTCACTGCCGAAAAACTCTGCATCTACACTGATAACTCCATCACCCCTTCTCAGCTGGTG CAGATGGAGCTGCTGGTTTTGAACAAGCTGAAGTGGGACCTGGCTTCACCAACCCCTCTTGACTTCATCGACCACTTCCTGTCTCAGCTGCCCGTCAAGAAAGAGAACAAGCCCATACTGAGGAAGCACGCTCAGACTTTTGTTGCGCTGTGTGCCACAG ATGTCAAATTCATAGCCAGCCCCCCATCCATGGTGGCagcaggcagcatggtggcagcAGTGGAGGGCTTACAGATGAAAATGGTGGGCAATGCCTTGATGTCTCTCAAACTGACAGAGCAGCTAGCTCGGACCATCAGGAGCGACCCG GATTGTTTGAGGGCATGTCAGGAACAGATTGAGTCTTTGCTGGAAACCAGCCTCAGACAAGGACAACAACACTCGGTTACAATGGAAACTAAGAAAATTGGAGAGGACCTCTCAGCAACACCCACAGATGTACGGGACATTAACATCTGA